CGGGTTTGCGGCAGCTGCTCGGCGGTCGCGATCAGATGGGTCACGAAGCCGGCGTCGGGGCGTGCTGCGCGAACGATCCGCGCGCGAAGGTCATGGCTCGCATCGCTCGGCAGCAGCGTCACGGAGCGGGAGGTCTGCTCCGACCCATCCAGGCGATCGCCGTCCTGATCAATCGTTAACATTGTCCAACCACCGCCGGCGCGATTGTCACGTTCTGGGACGCCGGAGCCTTTCGCTCCTCGATCTCGCAAGAGCAATGCCGTTCCAAGCGCTCTGGAGCGCTGCATGTTCCAAACATGGTTGACGCGTCTCGGACACGCGCTCGTCGCCTCGGCATGCTCTCCGTTAACCAGAGATGCGTAGTCTGATTCGCGAACTCGGCCGCCGCCGCTCGCGCGGATGCGCGCTGGCCGTTCCCAAATCAGCGCCGGTGCTGCCGGCCTGTGCCGAAACGAGGCGACCTTGACATCCGAATTGCCACAGACCGCGATGATCCTGGCATCCCTGGGCCAAGCCGCCTTCGTCTGGGATCTGGCGAGCGACGTGATCGTCTGGAGCGATCACGTCGGGGCGGTGTTTGCCGACGTTCCGCTGCCGCAACTCTGCAACGGCGCCGAATTCAGCAAGCTGATCGAGCCGGACCGCAGCATCCGCTCCGAGATCATGCACCAGGGGGCGCCGCTGCATGGCGCCGCCGGCACGCCGTACCGGATCGAATATGGCGTGCGCACCCACGCCGGTGCGCCATTGATCTGGGTCGAGGAGACCGGCTGCTGGTTCGCCGGCCCCGATGGGCGGCCCTTGCGTGCCCAGGGCATCGTGCGGATCAACAACGAGCGCCACGCCCGCGAGGAGCAGCTGCTCAAGCTGTCACGGCACGATCCGCTGACCGGCGAGCTGAACCGAACGCATCTGCTGGCGACGCTTGCCGAGGTGATCGAGGAGTCGCAGCGGTTCCGCTTCTCCTGCGCCTTCATGCTGGTCGGCATCGATCATCTCGCGCGCATCAACGACGCCTTCGGCTTCGACGTCGCCGACGGCGTCGTGCTGGAGATCGCCCAGCGCATCCGGGGCCGGCTCCGCGGTGGCGACACGCTCGGGCGGTTCTCGGGCAACAAGTTCGGGTTGATCCTGAAGAACTGCACGATGGACGACATGACCACCGCGGCCGAGCGCTTTCTCGCGACCGTGCGCGACGAGGTGGTGCCGACCAAGTCAGGTCCGGTCGCCGTCACCGCGACGATCGGCGCCGTGAGCGTTCCCCGTCACGCCCGCTCGGTCGAGGAAGCGGTCAACCGCGCCCATGAGACGCTCGACGCCGCCAAGCGTCGCCGCATCGGATCGTTCTCGACCTGGCGGCCGAACGTGGAGCGCGACGCACAGCGCAAGGTCAACATCCGCGTCACCGACGAGATCGTGACCGCGCTCAATGAGCGGCGCATCGTCACAGCGTTCGAGCCGGTGGTGAATGCCAACACGCTTGCGCCCGCCTTCTATGAATGCCTGGTGCGGATGCGCCAGGATGACGGCCGGGCCTTGCTGGCGCCGGACGTCGTCCCAGTCGCCGAACGGCTCGGTTTGATCCGTCTGGTCGATCACCGCATTCTGGAGCTGGTGGTGGCGGAGCTCGCGAGCACGCCCGACGTCACCCTGAGCCTCAACATCTCGCCTGAGACCACCATGGATCCGGACTGGTGGGCCTCGATCGAGTCCATGATGCGCGCCCATCCTGGGGTCGCCGAACGGCTGATCGTCGAGATCACCGAGACGGTCGAGATCCAGGACGTCGACGATCTCCGCGGCTTCGTGACGCGGCTGAAAGATCTCGGCAGCCGAATCGCCATCGATGATTTCGGCGCCGGACACACCTCGTTCCGCAATCTGCGCAAGCTCGGCGTCGACATCGTCAAGATCGACGGCGCCTTCGTGCAGAATCTCGTGCGCTCGGCTGACGACCGCGCCTTTGTGCAGACGCTGGTCGAGCTGGCGCGACGGCTGCAGATCAAGACGGTCGCGGAATGGGTGCAGGACGAGGCGTCGGTCGCGCTGCTGCGCGACTGGGGCTGCGATTACATCCAGGGCCGGGTGATTGGCCTCGCCTCGGTCGATCGGCCGTGGATCGGTAACGGCAGGGTGGAGCTGCCGGCGGCGGGTTGATCAGCCGCCGGCCCTTCGGCGTCAGCCTTGCTGCTCGTCCTTCTTCGGCTCCGACATGCGATCGAGCCGGTCCTGCATTTCCTTCATCTGACGGCGCAGCTCGTCGATGTTGTCGTCGGCGGCCGGGGCCGGCTCGGCGGCCTTCTCGTCGGTGCGCACCGGCGGCGTGAACGGCTTGAACATCGAGAAGGTCTGCTGGAACAGCTCCATGTTGCGGCGCACCTGCTCCTCGAGCGGCGCGAACGGCGTCCCGCTGAAGGTGTCGGCGATCTGCTTGCGGAACTTCTCCTGCTCCCGGGTCAGGGTATCGATCGACTGCTCAAGGTACTTTGGCACCACCATCTGCATGCTGTCGCCGTAGAAGCGGATCAGCTGGCGCAGGAACGTGGTCGGCAGCAGGTTCTGACCGGCCTTGTTCTCCTGCTCGAAGATGATCTGCGCGAGGACCGACCGCGTGATGTCGTCGCCGGTCTTGGCGTCGTAGACTAGGAAATCCTCCCCGTTCTTAACCATCGAGGCCAGATCTTCGAGGGTCACGTAGGTACTCGTCCCGGTATTGTAGAGCCGCCGGTTCGCGTATTTCTTGATTGTGGTGGGTTGGTCAGATTTCGCCATGAGCTCACACATGCAAACCGAGAACAGGGAACCCGGCGGCGTCGCCGCAGGGCGAAGAGCTACGCAATGCAATAACGTAATCACTTTCGAGCGAGTTCGGCTACGGTTTTGTGCGGAACGGTTAATCCCGCAGCAGAAATCTTGCTCACGAAACGGCCAAGCATCCCAATTTGAATGCGCTGCAGCAGGAATTGCTGATGCCGCCAATTGACATGTCGCAACGACGTTAACAGGATGAAGGACGAAGGTTGCGCACTCGCCAATCCGGGGCTTGCGGAGGGCCGGCACGACCGTGAACTGAAAAGATCATTTTCATTTCAAATACCCTCGAGTCTCAAGCCCTCGCTTTCACGTCCAAGATCAAGAACCCCAGGAGATGCTCATGTCAGACGATGTCGTCATCGTCAGCGCCGCCCGCACCGCGGTTGGAAGTTTCAACGGTGCCTTCGCCAGTGTCCCGGCCCACGAATTGGGGGCGGTGGCCATCAAGGCCGCGCTGGAGCGCGCCGGCGTCGAGCCGGGCCGCGTCTCGGAGGTCATTATGGGCCAGATCCTGACTGCGGCGCAGGGCCAGAACCCGGCGCGCCAGGCTTCGATCGCCGCCGGCATTCCAGTCGAGAGCCCGGCCTGGGGCATCAACCAACTGTGCGGCTCCGGCCTGCGGTCCGTTGCGCTCGGCTACCAGGCGCTCGTCAATGGTGACTCCGACATCGTGGTCGCCGGCGGCCAGGAGTCGATGAGCATGGCGGCGCATGCGCAATATCTGCGCGCCGGCGTGAAGATGGGCTCGCTCGATCTGGTCGACACGATGATCAAGGACGGCCTGTGGGACGCCTTCAACGGCTATCACATGGGCAACACCGCCGAGAACGTTGCGAAGCAATATCAGATCACGCGTGCGCAGCAGGACGAGTTCGCGGTTGCATCGCAGAACAAGGCCGAGGCGGCTCAGAAGGCCGGCAGGTTCAAGGACGAGATCGCGCCCGTGACGGTCAAGAGCCGCAAGGGTGACACCGTAGTCGACACCGACGAATATCCGCGTCATGGCGCGACGATCGAGGCCATGGCCAAGCTGCGTGCGGCGTTCGAGAAGGACGGCACGGTCACGGCCGGCAACGCGTCGGGCATCAATGACGGCGCGGCTGCCGTGGTGCTGATGACCGCCAAGCAGGCGGCCAAGGAGGGCAAGACGCCGCTTGCGCGGATCGTGTCCTGGGGCCAGGCCGGCGTCGACCCGAAGATCATGGGCACCGGTCCGATCCCGGCGTCGCGTTCGGCGCTGAAGAAGGCAGGCTGGAACATCGCCGACCTCGACCTGATCGAAGCCAACGAGGCGTTCGCCGCGCAAGCTTGCGCGGTGAACAAGGATCTCGGCTGGGATCCGGCCAAGGTCAACGTCAACGGCGGCGCGATCGCGATCGGCCATCCGATCGGTGCGTCCGGCGCGCGCGTGCTCGTGACTCTGCTGCACGAGATGCAGAAGCGCGACGCGAAGAAGGGTCTTGCCACGCTGTGCATCGGCGGCGGCATGGGCATCGCGCTGTGCGTTGCACGCGACTAAAAAGCCGGCAGTGACTGCGAACCGTTCAGCCTTCGCAATCGCGTCCAGCTCAACTAAAGATCAACGCCCGGCGATCTCGCCGGGCGTTTTGTTCTTGATGTCCGTCAAACACGTCGCATAATCGACCACTAAAAAATGGAGTTGAGCGAGCATGGGTTGTCGTGCGGCAA
This region of Bradyrhizobium sp. SZCCHNS1050 genomic DNA includes:
- a CDS encoding EAL domain-containing protein; this translates as MILASLGQAAFVWDLASDVIVWSDHVGAVFADVPLPQLCNGAEFSKLIEPDRSIRSEIMHQGAPLHGAAGTPYRIEYGVRTHAGAPLIWVEETGCWFAGPDGRPLRAQGIVRINNERHAREEQLLKLSRHDPLTGELNRTHLLATLAEVIEESQRFRFSCAFMLVGIDHLARINDAFGFDVADGVVLEIAQRIRGRLRGGDTLGRFSGNKFGLILKNCTMDDMTTAAERFLATVRDEVVPTKSGPVAVTATIGAVSVPRHARSVEEAVNRAHETLDAAKRRRIGSFSTWRPNVERDAQRKVNIRVTDEIVTALNERRIVTAFEPVVNANTLAPAFYECLVRMRQDDGRALLAPDVVPVAERLGLIRLVDHRILELVVAELASTPDVTLSLNISPETTMDPDWWASIESMMRAHPGVAERLIVEITETVEIQDVDDLRGFVTRLKDLGSRIAIDDFGAGHTSFRNLRKLGVDIVKIDGAFVQNLVRSADDRAFVQTLVELARRLQIKTVAEWVQDEASVALLRDWGCDYIQGRVIGLASVDRPWIGNGRVELPAAG
- the phaR gene encoding polyhydroxyalkanoate synthesis repressor PhaR codes for the protein MAKSDQPTTIKKYANRRLYNTGTSTYVTLEDLASMVKNGEDFLVYDAKTGDDITRSVLAQIIFEQENKAGQNLLPTTFLRQLIRFYGDSMQMVVPKYLEQSIDTLTREQEKFRKQIADTFSGTPFAPLEEQVRRNMELFQQTFSMFKPFTPPVRTDEKAAEPAPAADDNIDELRRQMKEMQDRLDRMSEPKKDEQQG
- a CDS encoding acetyl-CoA C-acetyltransferase produces the protein MSDDVVIVSAARTAVGSFNGAFASVPAHELGAVAIKAALERAGVEPGRVSEVIMGQILTAAQGQNPARQASIAAGIPVESPAWGINQLCGSGLRSVALGYQALVNGDSDIVVAGGQESMSMAAHAQYLRAGVKMGSLDLVDTMIKDGLWDAFNGYHMGNTAENVAKQYQITRAQQDEFAVASQNKAEAAQKAGRFKDEIAPVTVKSRKGDTVVDTDEYPRHGATIEAMAKLRAAFEKDGTVTAGNASGINDGAAAVVLMTAKQAAKEGKTPLARIVSWGQAGVDPKIMGTGPIPASRSALKKAGWNIADLDLIEANEAFAAQACAVNKDLGWDPAKVNVNGGAIAIGHPIGASGARVLVTLLHEMQKRDAKKGLATLCIGGGMGIALCVARD